Proteins encoded by one window of Brienomyrus brachyistius isolate T26 unplaced genomic scaffold, BBRACH_0.4 scaffold67, whole genome shotgun sequence:
- the cct4 gene encoding T-complex protein 1 subunit delta yields MPEVVGASKASNGKNKGGAYVDRDKPAQIRFSNISAAKAVADAIRTSLGPKGMDKMIQDGKGDVTITNDGATILKLMQVLHPAAKMLVELSKAQDIEAGDGTTSVVVIAGALLDACSKLLQKGIHPTTISESFQKAVDKGVEVLTSMSQPVQLSDTETLLNSATTALCSKVVSQYSSLLAPMSVDAVMRVIDPSSATSVDLRDIKIVKKLGGTIDDCELIDGLVLTQRVVNSGVSRVEKAKIGLIQFCLSPPKTDMDNQIVVSDYAQMDRVLREERAYILNLVKQIKKAGCNMLLIQKSILRDALSDLALHFLNKMKIMVVKDIEREDIEFICKTIGTKPVAHIDQFTPEMLGTAELAEEVNLDGSGKLVKITGCTSPGKTVSIVVRGSNKLVIEEAERSIHDALCVIRCLVKKRALIAGGGAPEIELALRLAEYARSLGGMEAYCVRAYADALEVVPSTLAENAGLNPISTVTELRNRHAQGEKTAGINVRKGGISNILEELVVQPLLVSISALTLATETVRSILKIDDVVNTR; encoded by the exons CTGTTGCTGATGCCATCAGAACCAGCCTAGGTCCCAAGGGAATGGACAAGATG ATCCAGGACGGTAAGGGCGATGTCACCATAACCAATGATGGAGCTACCATCCTTAAGCTGATGCAAGTTCTGCACCCGGCTGCTAAAATG CTGGTGGAGCTGTCAAAGGCCCAGGACATTGAGGCTGGGGACGGCACAACATCTGTGGTGGTGATTGCTGGAGCTCTACTTGATGCGTGTTCCAAACTGCTCCAGAAAG GTATCCACCCCACCACTATCTCGGAGTCCTTCCAGAAGGCAGTGGACAAAGGTGTGGAAGTGCTGACAAGCATGAGCCAGCCCGTGCAGCTCAGCGACACGGAGACGCTGCTCAACAGCGCCACCACCGCCCTCTGCTCCAAGGTGGTGTCCCAGTACTCCAGCCTGCTGGCCCCCATGAGCGTGGATGCCGTCATGCGGGTCATCGATCCATCCTCGGCCACCAGCGTCGACCTGCGGGACATCAAGATCGTCAAGAAGCTTGG GGGGACCATTGATGACTGTGAGCTCATCGATGGACTGGTGCTCACTCAGAGGGTGGTGAACTCGGGCGTGTCCCGCGTGGAGAAAGCCAAGATCGGACTCATTCAGTTCTGCCTCTCTCCTCCGAAGACTGAC ATGGACAACCAGATTGTGGTGTCCGACTACGCACAGATGGATAGGGTCTTGCGTGAAGAGAGGGCCTACATCCTCAACCTGGTGAAACAGATCAAGAAAGCTGGTTGTAACATGCTGCTGATTCAGAAGTCTATACTTAG AGATGCCCTCAGTGACCTGGCTCTGCACTTCTTaaacaagatgaagatcatgGTCGTCAAGGATATTGAGCGGGAAGATATCGAGTTCATTTGTAAG ACAATTGGAACCAAGCCCGTCGCCCATATCGACCAGTTTACCCCTGAGATGCTGGGCACCGCGGAACTGGCAGAGGAGGTCAATCTGGATGGATCTGGGAAACTGGTCAAG ATCACTGGCTGCACCAGCCCCGGGAAGACTGTCAGCATCGTGGTGCGCGGGTCCAACAAGTTGGTCATCGAGGAGGCCGAGCGTTCCATCCACGACGCCCTCTGCGTCATCCGCTGCCTGGTGAAGAAGAG GGCTCTGATCGCGGGTGGAGGGGCCCCTGAAATCGAGCTGGCTCTGCGCCTGGCAGAGTATGCGAGGAGCCTGGGTGGCATGGAGGCCTACTGTGTCCGGGCGTACGCCGATGCCTTGGAGGTGGTGCCATCCACGCTGGCCGAGAATGCCGGGCTCAACCCCATCTCCACCGTGACAGAGCTGCGTAACCGCCATGCCCAGGGCGAGAAGACTGCCGGGATCAACGTCCGCAAG GGTGGTATTTCCAACATTCTTGAGGAGCTGGTGGTTCAGCCCTTACTGGTGTCCATCAGTGCCTTGACGCTCGCCACGGAGACGGTCCGCAGCATCCTCAAGATCGACGATGTG GTGAATACCCGATGA